One Sinobacterium norvegicum genomic window carries:
- a CDS encoding CheR family methyltransferase, translating to MSWALKSQPDLTDNQFRRWQQLLESRTGIYLGGHKSILQAGLLKRMRQLGCDCYDQYLQQVDSVERSSIIEWGELLNSLTVQETRFFRDPAAFITVQEYLEQQITQGNVEESLELWSVGCSSGEEAYSLAVTAAEAVRATSTDTFFGVTGTDISNSAIASAETAVYKQTQLQIIEPSLRYRYFRPIAKGQYQVVPAVQSRVCFSRSNISLVEQLPKMMMDVIYCQNMLIYFKQEGRTSVLNALFERLKPGGLLITGPGESQGWCHAGVRRIDNNRVEGYIKL from the coding sequence TTGAGTTGGGCGTTGAAATCGCAGCCAGACTTAACTGACAATCAGTTTAGGCGCTGGCAGCAGCTGCTAGAGAGCCGTACAGGGATTTACCTGGGTGGCCATAAGTCAATTTTACAGGCCGGGCTACTCAAACGAATGAGGCAGCTTGGCTGTGACTGTTATGATCAATATTTACAACAGGTTGATAGCGTAGAGCGCAGTTCCATTATTGAATGGGGTGAGTTGCTTAACAGCCTGACGGTACAAGAAACACGTTTTTTCAGAGACCCTGCGGCATTCATTACTGTGCAAGAATATCTTGAACAGCAGATTACACAGGGTAACGTAGAAGAGTCGTTAGAATTGTGGAGCGTAGGGTGCTCTTCCGGGGAAGAGGCCTACAGTTTGGCTGTTACCGCGGCAGAGGCTGTTCGTGCTACCTCGACAGATACATTTTTTGGGGTAACCGGTACAGATATTAGTAACAGTGCCATTGCCAGTGCAGAAACAGCAGTTTACAAGCAGACACAATTACAAATAATAGAACCATCATTGCGCTATCGGTACTTCAGGCCAATAGCAAAGGGTCAGTATCAAGTAGTACCGGCTGTTCAAAGCAGAGTATGTTTTAGCCGATCCAATATTAGCTTGGTAGAGCAGCTCCCTAAAATGATGATGGATGTCATTTACTGTCAGAATATGTTGATATATTTCAAGCAGGAGGGGCGTACTTCAGTCCTCAATGCACTGTTTGAAAGACTAAAACCCGGTGGTTTGTTAATTACCGGTCCCGGCGAGAGCCAGGGGTGGTGCCACGCCGGCGTTAGACGGATAGATAATAACCGCGTCGAAGGCTATATCAAGCTGTGA
- a CDS encoding methyl-accepting chemotaxis protein, with translation MSNTKKTANASKASGISGLTVLLVLLIVAFMGVGYKVIQQVGDEASYLESTGDLRVLLQQIATSSREATEGVESAFDKLKDARGEFKATLSKLTSSGSDSDLLAANLSEINQVWKMLDESSMTIVDNRDRILLLHEVADTLNESVPAVQAEYENVVEIMLDTNADAESTVQAQGQSLLMERIARNVDKMLEGRVDAVEAADQFSQQAILFRAVLTGMLEGNRSLRITKVKDPDALTSLQEIVELYGFVSDSVDEIVLASPDLALARKAAEQIINGESQMQLAIADLVTAIGGLDSSRAINPQTLAGIGAAILILLAIMGMGSSRRTSQQLVEENETNETNQTAILRLLDELADLADGDLTTTATVSEDFTGAIADSINFTIDQLRILVSQINDTAVRVSSAAEETQGTALHLAEASEHQAQEIAGASAAINEMAVTIDQVSANASESASVADRSVKIANSGAEVVQNTIHGMDTIREQIQDTAKRIKRLGESSQEIGDIVSLINDIADQTNILALNAAIQASMAGDAGRGFAVVADEVQRLAERSSNATKQIEALVKTIQSDTNEAVISMEQTTSEVVRGARLAQDAGVALEEIESVSSSLAELIQNISNAARQQAASAGHISNTMNVIQEITSQTSSGTTTTATSIGNLAVMAVDLRESVAGFTLPEEEMELGAELPELSRPADELQPV, from the coding sequence ATGAGTAATACTAAAAAAACGGCCAATGCGTCAAAAGCATCGGGAATTTCAGGGCTAACAGTCCTGCTTGTTCTTTTGATTGTCGCGTTTATGGGTGTTGGCTATAAGGTGATTCAGCAGGTAGGTGATGAGGCTAGTTACTTAGAATCTACTGGTGATTTGCGCGTGTTGTTGCAGCAGATTGCAACATCATCGCGTGAAGCCACAGAAGGCGTGGAGTCGGCGTTTGATAAGCTGAAAGATGCGCGTGGTGAGTTTAAGGCGACATTGTCGAAGTTGACCAGTAGTGGCTCAGATAGCGACTTGTTGGCAGCCAACTTATCGGAGATTAATCAGGTATGGAAAATGCTTGATGAATCTTCGATGACCATCGTTGACAACCGTGATCGTATCCTGCTTTTGCATGAGGTTGCCGATACGCTTAACGAATCGGTTCCCGCGGTACAGGCCGAATATGAAAACGTTGTTGAGATCATGCTCGACACCAACGCCGATGCAGAATCTACCGTTCAGGCTCAGGGGCAAAGTTTGTTGATGGAGCGAATCGCTCGTAACGTCGATAAAATGCTAGAGGGTCGTGTTGACGCGGTAGAGGCGGCTGATCAGTTTAGCCAGCAAGCCATTCTGTTCCGTGCAGTACTAACAGGAATGCTAGAGGGCAACCGTTCTCTGCGTATTACCAAGGTAAAAGACCCCGACGCTCTAACAAGCTTGCAAGAAATTGTTGAACTATATGGCTTTGTATCGGACTCGGTTGATGAAATCGTATTGGCCTCGCCAGACTTGGCGCTTGCACGAAAGGCTGCAGAGCAAATCATTAACGGCGAGAGCCAGATGCAGCTTGCTATTGCGGATCTAGTAACGGCTATTGGTGGCTTGGATAGCAGTCGTGCTATCAACCCACAAACCCTCGCCGGTATCGGCGCTGCAATCTTGATTCTACTTGCCATTATGGGTATGGGTAGTTCGCGTAGAACATCGCAACAGTTAGTGGAAGAGAACGAAACCAACGAAACTAACCAGACAGCAATCCTGCGTTTGCTAGATGAGCTGGCTGACTTGGCTGATGGTGACTTGACGACGACTGCGACAGTATCGGAAGATTTTACCGGCGCCATTGCCGACTCTATCAACTTCACCATTGACCAATTGCGTATTCTTGTATCGCAGATTAACGATACCGCGGTAAGAGTATCATCGGCTGCGGAAGAAACTCAGGGTACGGCACTGCACTTAGCAGAGGCTTCTGAGCACCAAGCGCAAGAGATTGCCGGAGCATCAGCCGCGATTAATGAAATGGCTGTGACCATCGACCAAGTATCGGCTAACGCCTCTGAATCAGCTTCGGTTGCCGACAGGTCGGTAAAAATTGCTAACTCTGGCGCCGAAGTGGTACAGAATACTATCCACGGGATGGATACTATTCGTGAGCAGATACAGGATACGGCGAAACGTATTAAGCGATTGGGTGAATCGTCGCAGGAAATCGGAGATATCGTATCGTTGATCAACGACATCGCCGACCAGACCAACATCTTGGCACTTAACGCGGCAATCCAGGCATCGATGGCCGGTGATGCTGGTCGAGGCTTCGCGGTTGTTGCCGATGAAGTACAGCGATTGGCGGAACGTTCTTCGAATGCAACCAAGCAGATTGAAGCACTGGTTAAGACGATCCAGTCTGACACCAACGAGGCTGTAATCTCGATGGAACAAACCACCTCTGAGGTTGTTCGAGGCGCACGTCTGGCGCAGGATGCTGGTGTTGCACTGGAAGAGATCGAGAGTGTATCGAGCAGCTTGGCTGAATTGATCCAGAACATCTCGAACGCTGCGAGACAGCAGGCTGCATCAGCGGGTCACATTTCTAATACGATGAACGTTATCCAAGAAATTACCTCGCAGACATCTTCTGGTACCACAACCACAGCAACGTCGATCGGTAACCTGGCTGTTATGGCCGTCGATCTTCGTGAGTCGGTTGCTGGTTTTACCTTGCCAGAAGAAGAGATGGAGCTTGGTGCAGAGTTGCCAGAGCTGTCTCGGCCAGCGGATGAGTTGCAGCCGGTTTAA
- a CDS encoding chemotaxis protein CheW: protein MNNTQEPFALLSAIAQRSAESAAGLPAQQDIQTYWSGVGFTLGGVKMVAPMAEVAEMLVLPEVTRMPGVQPWVKGVANVRGRLLPLIDLNQFFDGDKVTTSRERRVLVVEKGELYTGLVVDKVFGMQHFPADNFADEIVEDAAEFSEFLVGSYIVNNEAWAVFSPFLLAADGHFSNAAAS, encoded by the coding sequence ATGAACAATACCCAGGAGCCATTTGCTTTATTATCGGCTATTGCCCAGCGCAGTGCTGAGTCTGCTGCGGGCTTGCCTGCACAGCAAGATATTCAAACCTACTGGAGTGGTGTCGGCTTTACTTTAGGCGGGGTGAAAATGGTAGCCCCGATGGCCGAAGTGGCTGAAATGTTAGTGTTGCCAGAAGTGACACGCATGCCGGGGGTCCAACCTTGGGTAAAAGGCGTGGCAAACGTGCGCGGTAGATTGCTTCCCTTGATCGATCTCAATCAGTTTTTTGACGGGGATAAGGTGACCACCAGCAGAGAGCGTCGTGTGTTGGTGGTAGAAAAGGGTGAGCTTTATACTGGCCTGGTTGTTGATAAAGTTTTTGGTATGCAGCACTTTCCGGCAGATAACTTTGCCGATGAAATTGTTGAGGATGCGGCCGAGTTTAGTGAATTTCTCGTCGGTTCGTACATCGTGAATAATGAGGCATGGGCTGTTTTCAGTCCATTTTTGTTAGCGGCTGATGGGCATTTCTCAAATGCTGCGGCCAGTTAG